In a genomic window of Streptomyces sp. NBC_01231:
- a CDS encoding alcohol dehydrogenase catalytic domain-containing protein yields the protein MTASAAVVIEAPGEHRLTEHAPRQPEAGEALVRVHAVGICGSDREVYQGNRPEGYVRYPLTPGHEWSGTIEAVGTGVPASLVGRKVVGEGFRNCQVCDRCHAGETTLCTAGYEETGFTEPGAMATTLTLPARLLHVLPDDADLTAAALLEPAACIAAAAIKANALPGERVAVVGTGTLGMFAVQFLKAGSPAELLVVGTRNDREALSRRFGATDFRTKDQQLPEDFDVVIETAGSASAARTAASLLRRGGRLVLTGIPAPGADGLDPTDLVVRQLEVHTVFGAPPDAWAHTVRVFAAGLLEPLPLVTHELPLAEFPQAIELVGSGDPKVGKVLLRP from the coding sequence GTGACGGCCTCCGCCGCCGTCGTCATCGAGGCACCCGGTGAGCACCGGCTCACCGAGCACGCGCCCCGGCAGCCGGAGGCCGGGGAGGCGCTGGTGCGCGTCCACGCCGTGGGCATCTGCGGCAGCGACCGCGAGGTGTACCAGGGCAACCGGCCCGAGGGGTACGTGCGTTACCCGCTCACGCCCGGCCACGAGTGGTCCGGGACGATCGAGGCCGTCGGTACCGGGGTACCGGCGTCCCTGGTCGGCCGCAAGGTCGTCGGTGAGGGCTTCCGCAACTGCCAGGTGTGCGACCGCTGCCACGCGGGCGAGACGACGCTGTGCACGGCGGGGTACGAGGAGACCGGGTTCACCGAGCCGGGTGCGATGGCCACCACGCTCACCCTCCCGGCGCGCCTCCTGCACGTACTGCCGGACGACGCCGACCTGACGGCGGCCGCCCTGCTGGAGCCCGCCGCCTGTATCGCGGCCGCCGCGATCAAGGCGAACGCCCTGCCGGGCGAGCGGGTCGCCGTGGTCGGCACCGGGACGCTGGGCATGTTCGCCGTGCAGTTCCTGAAGGCCGGCTCCCCCGCCGAGCTGCTGGTCGTGGGCACCCGCAACGACCGCGAGGCGCTGTCCCGCCGGTTCGGCGCCACGGACTTCCGCACGAAGGACCAGCAGCTCCCCGAGGACTTCGACGTCGTCATCGAGACCGCCGGGTCCGCGTCCGCCGCGCGCACCGCCGCCTCGCTGCTCAGGCGCGGTGGCCGGCTGGTCCTGACGGGCATCCCGGCGCCGGGCGCCGACGGTCTCGACCCGACGGATCTGGTCGTACGGCAGCTGGAGGTGCACACCGTCTTCGGAGCACCGCCCGACGCCTGGGCGCACACGGTGCGGGTGTTCGCGGCCGGACTGCTCGAGCCGCTGCCGCTGGTCACGCAC